One segment of Dolichospermum sp. DET69 DNA contains the following:
- the recN gene encoding DNA repair protein RecN gives MLLYLRIENFALVDHLELDFGAGLNVLTGETGAGKSIILDAIDAVLGGKVSSRVIRTGTNRAIVEATFSVTPPLAAWLNEQEIDLTDDNAVIISREITTTTTNIRSRSRVNGVLVNRPLMGGLRNFLVEITAQGQTVQVGQSAQVRDWVDLYGGDTLWQKRQNVAAAFIVYQQARQALEKRRTSERERLQQLDLLTYQVQELGGANLDDAQEMEQLNQERDRLNHVVDLQQMSYKVYQALYQDDQETRTAADLLADGEMTLTHMVAYDSQLQSMLELVRDAIAAVMEVGKQINIYGESLEADPQRLEEVEERVRELKQICRKYGPTLTEAIAYYEKIQSELAQLNNSEQSIETLEQQEKLYLQELQQVSYQLTQLRQQSAANLESRLLAELKPLAMDKVKFQVEIVPVSPTATGADKITFMFSPNPGEPIQPLTEIASGGEMSRFLLALKACFHRGNEVGTMIFDEIDVGVSGRVAQAIAEKLHQLSQGHQVLCVTHQPLIAAMADRHFRVDKLVINKTRNSNDEQRTVVRVTSLDNLTTRREELAQLAGGKSANEAISFAESLLLQAANHRETQQPK, from the coding sequence ATGCTGTTATATTTAAGAATTGAAAATTTTGCTTTAGTTGATCATCTGGAATTGGATTTTGGTGCAGGTTTGAATGTTTTAACAGGGGAAACTGGCGCTGGAAAATCAATTATCTTAGATGCCATTGATGCGGTTTTAGGTGGTAAAGTCTCTAGTCGGGTGATTCGGACTGGCACAAATCGTGCTATTGTGGAAGCAACTTTTAGTGTGACTCCGCCTCTAGCTGCTTGGTTAAATGAACAAGAAATTGATTTAACAGATGATAATGCTGTGATCATTAGTCGAGAAATTACTACCACTACCACTAATATTCGCAGTCGGTCACGAGTGAATGGGGTACTGGTAAATCGTCCCTTAATGGGAGGACTACGGAACTTCTTAGTAGAAATTACGGCACAAGGACAAACAGTACAAGTGGGACAATCTGCCCAAGTTCGAGATTGGGTAGATTTATATGGTGGTGATACTTTATGGCAAAAACGCCAAAATGTCGCTGCTGCTTTTATTGTCTATCAACAAGCCCGTCAAGCCCTGGAAAAACGCCGGACATCGGAACGGGAACGACTGCAACAATTGGATTTACTCACCTATCAAGTGCAAGAATTGGGTGGGGCTAATCTTGATGATGCCCAGGAAATGGAACAGTTAAATCAAGAACGGGACCGCCTGAATCATGTTGTGGATTTACAACAAATGAGTTATAAGGTTTATCAGGCTTTGTATCAAGATGATCAGGAAACTCGCACTGCGGCTGATTTATTAGCCGATGGGGAGATGACATTAACTCACATGGTGGCGTATGATTCTCAATTACAATCTATGCTAGAATTGGTGCGAGATGCGATCGCAGCAGTCATGGAAGTTGGTAAACAAATTAATATTTATGGGGAAAGTTTAGAAGCAGACCCTCAACGGTTGGAGGAGGTGGAGGAACGAGTCCGGGAATTAAAACAAATTTGTCGCAAATATGGACCAACTCTGACGGAAGCTATTGCTTATTATGAAAAAATTCAAAGTGAGTTAGCCCAATTAAATAATAGTGAACAATCTATAGAAACCTTAGAACAACAAGAAAAATTATATTTACAAGAACTCCAGCAAGTTAGTTACCAATTAACCCAATTACGTCAGCAAAGTGCGGCTAATTTAGAATCTCGGTTACTAGCGGAACTCAAACCATTAGCTATGGATAAGGTGAAATTTCAAGTGGAAATTGTCCCCGTCTCTCCCACAGCTACAGGTGCAGATAAAATTACTTTTATGTTTAGTCCTAATCCTGGTGAACCTATTCAACCATTAACAGAAATTGCTTCTGGTGGGGAAATGAGCCGATTTTTACTAGCGTTAAAAGCTTGTTTTCACCGAGGGAATGAAGTCGGAACGATGATCTTTGATGAAATTGATGTAGGGGTTTCTGGTAGAGTTGCCCAAGCTATAGCGGAAAAATTGCACCAACTTAGTCAAGGACATCAAGTATTATGTGTCACCCATCAACCTCTAATTGCCGCCATGGCAGATCGTCATTTTCGTGTTGATAAACTAGTAATTAATAAAACCCGAAATAGTAATGATGAACAGCGGACTGTGGTGAGAGTCACCAGTTTAGATAATTTAACTACCCGCAGAGAAGAATTAGCGCAGTTAGCCGGTGGTAAATCTGCCAACGAAGCTATCTCCTTTGCAGAATCCTTATTATTACAAGCTGCGAATCATCGGGAAACTCAGCAACCAAAATAA
- a CDS encoding transposase, protein MIVFEAKLEGLDEQYRALDEAIRTARFVRNSCLRYWMDNKGIGRYDLNKFCAVLAANIEFPWVCKLNSMARQASAERAWSAIARFFDNCKKCKPGKKGFPKFKKEQTHGSVEYKTCGWKLSDDRRYITFTDGFEAGTFKLWGTRDLHFYQLKQFKRVRVVRRADGYYAQFCIDQERVERREPTGKTIGIDVGLNHFYTDSNGETIANPRHLRQSEKSLKRLQRRMSKTKKGSQNRVKLRNKLARKHLKVSRQRKDFAVKTARCVVKSNDLVAYEDLMVRNMVKNHRLAKSINDASWSLFREWVEYFGKVFGVVTVAVPPHFTSQNCSNCGQVVKKTLSTRTHICPHCGHTQDRDGNAARNILEKGLSTVGHTGTNASGETDQYLSEVTPSSKSTRGKRKPKERSLESPPSTE, encoded by the coding sequence ATGATCGTATTTGAGGCAAAACTTGAAGGACTTGACGAGCAGTATCGAGCGCTTGATGAAGCGATTAGAACTGCTCGTTTTGTGCGGAATAGTTGCCTAAGATACTGGATGGACAATAAGGGCATTGGACGCTATGACCTGAATAAGTTCTGCGCTGTACTTGCTGCTAATATTGAGTTTCCTTGGGTATGCAAATTAAACTCAATGGCCAGACAAGCCAGTGCAGAAAGAGCGTGGTCTGCTATTGCTAGGTTTTTTGATAACTGCAAGAAATGCAAACCAGGGAAGAAAGGTTTTCCAAAGTTTAAGAAAGAACAAACACACGGTTCTGTTGAATACAAAACCTGTGGTTGGAAACTTTCTGACGACCGCAGGTACATCACTTTTACCGATGGATTTGAAGCAGGAACATTTAAACTTTGGGGAACTCGTGACCTACATTTCTACCAACTCAAACAGTTTAAAAGAGTGCGGGTTGTGCGTCGTGCTGATGGGTATTATGCCCAGTTTTGCATTGACCAAGAACGAGTAGAAAGGCGTGAACCAACGGGTAAGACTATTGGTATTGATGTGGGATTGAACCATTTCTACACCGATAGTAACGGTGAAACAATCGCCAATCCTAGACATCTTCGCCAGAGTGAGAAGTCTTTAAAACGATTGCAACGCCGGATGTCCAAGACTAAAAAGGGTTCTCAAAATAGAGTCAAGTTGAGAAATAAACTGGCGCGTAAGCACCTGAAAGTAAGTCGCCAACGTAAAGACTTTGCTGTAAAAACAGCAAGGTGCGTAGTGAAGTCTAACGACCTTGTGGCGTATGAAGATTTGATGGTGCGGAATATGGTCAAGAATCACCGATTGGCGAAATCAATTAATGATGCGTCATGGTCGTTGTTCCGTGAATGGGTTGAGTATTTTGGTAAAGTGTTTGGTGTGGTAACTGTTGCCGTGCCGCCCCACTTCACCTCACAAAACTGCTCAAATTGTGGGCAAGTGGTTAAGAAAACCCTTAGCACTAGAACCCATATATGCCCGCATTGTGGACATACACAAGATCGCGATGGGAACGCAGCGCGGAACATACTAGAAAAAGGTCTAAGTACGGTGGGTCACACCGGAACTAACGCCTCTGGAGAGACTGACCAATACTTGAGTGAGGTAACTCCTTCAAGCAAGTCAACTCGTGGAAAGAGGAAACCCAAAGAGCGATCTTTGGAATCCCCACCCTCTACGGAGTAG
- a CDS encoding fasciclin domain-containing protein, giving the protein MADIVDTAVKAGSFSTLIAAVKAAGLVDTLKGDGPFTLFAPTDEAFAKLPKGTVDSLLKDIPKLQKILTYHVVSGKVLAADVAKLKSATTVEGSDVKIDASHGVKINNATVATPDIAADNGVIHVIDTVLIPA; this is encoded by the coding sequence ATGGCTGACATTGTTGATACTGCTGTAAAAGCTGGCTCTTTCAGTACCTTAATTGCTGCGGTTAAAGCCGCTGGGTTAGTTGATACTCTCAAAGGTGATGGACCATTTACTCTTTTTGCACCTACTGATGAGGCGTTTGCTAAACTGCCAAAAGGCACGGTAGATTCTTTACTGAAGGATATTCCCAAGCTCCAGAAAATCCTGACTTATCATGTTGTTTCTGGTAAAGTATTAGCTGCTGATGTAGCTAAACTTAAATCAGCTACTACTGTAGAGGGTTCAGATGTAAAAATTGACGCTTCTCATGGTGTGAAGATAAATAATGCTACTGTAGCAACACCAGATATTGCTGCTGATAATGGCGTTATTCATGTCATTGATACAGTCTTGATTCCTGCATAA
- a CDS encoding heme oxygenase (biliverdin-producing): MSSNLASKLRIGTKKAHTMAENVGFVKCFLKGVVEKNSYRKLVANFYFIYSAMEEEMEKHKHHPILSKIYFPELNRKHTLEQDLHYYFGYNWREEIKLSAAGAAYVKRIREISATEPELLIAHSYTRYLGDLSGGQILKGIAQTAMKLGEGEGTAFYEFADITDEKAFKAQYRQNLDAMPIDDTTGDRITEEANAAFTINMKMFQELEGNLIKAIGIMVYNTLTRKRAKGSTELVTAE, encoded by the coding sequence ATGAGCAGCAATTTAGCCAGCAAATTACGTATAGGTACAAAGAAAGCACACACTATGGCAGAAAACGTAGGTTTTGTCAAGTGTTTTTTAAAAGGGGTTGTGGAAAAAAACTCTTACCGCAAGTTGGTTGCTAACTTTTACTTCATTTACTCAGCTATGGAAGAGGAAATGGAGAAACACAAGCATCACCCAATTTTGAGTAAAATCTATTTTCCTGAACTTAACCGTAAGCATACCTTAGAGCAGGATCTTCATTACTACTTTGGTTATAACTGGCGGGAGGAAATCAAATTATCTGCTGCGGGTGCGGCTTATGTAAAGCGGATTCGGGAAATTTCCGCTACCGAACCAGAATTATTAATTGCTCATTCTTATACCCGTTATTTAGGTGACTTATCTGGGGGACAAATCCTTAAAGGTATTGCTCAAACTGCGATGAAACTGGGAGAAGGTGAAGGGACTGCCTTTTATGAGTTTGCAGATATTACCGATGAAAAGGCATTTAAAGCCCAGTATCGGCAAAATTTAGATGCTATGCCCATTGATGATACTACAGGCGATCGCATTACAGAAGAAGCAAATGCTGCTTTTACAATCAACATGAAAATGTTCCAAGAATTAGAAGGTAACTTAATTAAAGCCATTGGTATCATGGTTTACAACACCTTAACCCGGAAACGTGCCAAAGGCAGCACTGAATTGGTAACTGCTGAGTAG
- a CDS encoding phosphoglucosamine mutase, which yields MVSSMARTQGYVSELVTSVENSWMLNSIALPTNALFGTDGIRSKVGELLNAPLALQVGFWAGIVLRSHAPHSGPIILGQDSRNSSDMLAMALSAGLTAAGVEVWYLGLCPTPCVAYLASITNAIGGIMISASHNPPEDNGIKIFDGDGGKLPKALQGEIEAGLRGQLSPDLRTNNCGRHYARTELIKTYSQSITTPLASGLNLQGMKIVLDLAWGAAVGLAPAVFTEMGAEVICLHNEADGDRINVNCGSTHLDILQAAVKEHQADMGFAFDGDADRVLAVDNTGRSVNGDYILYLWGRHLQQRQQLPDNLIVSTVMANLGFEKAWQQLGGKLIRTAVGDQYVQAEMRKTGGMLGGEQSGHILCSHYAMTGDGLLTALHIAAVVKEANLSLGEMVDQSFQTYPQILKNVRVLDRERRLGWESCQPLQQAIAKAEVAMGDHGRILVRASGTEPVIRVMVEAANAEIVHHWTNELVSQVEQHLA from the coding sequence ATGGTTTCATCAATGGCTCGGACTCAAGGCTATGTTTCAGAATTGGTGACAAGTGTGGAAAATAGTTGGATGTTAAATTCTATCGCACTACCCACCAATGCTTTATTCGGTACAGATGGGATTCGCAGTAAGGTGGGGGAGTTGCTCAATGCACCTTTGGCTTTACAAGTGGGTTTTTGGGCAGGGATTGTTTTGCGTAGTCATGCTCCTCATTCAGGACCAATTATTCTGGGACAAGACTCCAGAAACTCCAGTGATATGTTAGCTATGGCTTTAAGTGCTGGGTTAACTGCTGCTGGTGTGGAAGTCTGGTATTTGGGATTATGTCCTACTCCTTGCGTAGCCTATCTGGCTAGTATTACTAATGCCATTGGTGGAATCATGATTTCCGCCAGCCACAATCCCCCAGAAGACAACGGAATTAAAATCTTTGATGGCGATGGTGGTAAGTTACCCAAAGCTCTCCAAGGCGAAATTGAGGCAGGATTACGAGGTCAATTATCCCCAGATTTGCGGACGAATAATTGCGGTAGACATTATGCCCGGACAGAGTTAATTAAAACCTATAGCCAATCTATTACAACACCGTTAGCATCTGGACTCAATCTCCAGGGGATGAAGATTGTTTTGGATTTGGCTTGGGGTGCGGCTGTGGGTTTAGCTCCAGCAGTATTTACGGAAATGGGTGCTGAGGTTATTTGTTTACATAATGAGGCAGATGGCGATCGCATTAATGTTAATTGCGGTTCTACACATTTGGATATTCTCCAAGCCGCTGTCAAGGAACATCAAGCCGACATGGGTTTTGCTTTTGATGGTGATGCAGATCGGGTTTTAGCTGTGGATAATACGGGCAGATCAGTTAATGGTGATTACATTCTTTACCTGTGGGGTCGCCATTTACAACAAAGGCAACAATTACCAGATAATCTGATAGTTTCCACTGTTATGGCGAATTTAGGCTTTGAAAAGGCTTGGCAACAATTAGGTGGTAAACTAATTCGTACCGCGGTGGGTGATCAATATGTGCAAGCCGAAATGCGGAAAACTGGGGGGATGTTGGGAGGAGAACAATCAGGACATATCCTTTGTAGTCATTATGCCATGACTGGAGATGGTTTATTAACAGCTTTACACATTGCGGCTGTGGTAAAGGAGGCTAATCTGTCTCTGGGAGAAATGGTAGATCAAAGTTTCCAAACCTATCCGCAAATATTAAAAAATGTGCGCGTCTTAGATCGGGAACGACGCTTAGGATGGGAAAGTTGTCAACCTCTCCAACAAGCGATCGCAAAAGCTGAAGTCGCAATGGGTGATCATGGTAGAATCCTGGTGCGAGCTTCGGGAACAGAACCGGTAATTAGAGTTATGGTAGAAGCAGCAAATGCTGAAATTGTCCACCATTGGACAAATGAATTAGTCTCACAAGTTGAACAACACCTGGCGTGA
- a CDS encoding peroxiredoxin, whose amino-acid sequence MTLRLGDTVPNFTQASTHGEIDFYAWAGDSWVVLFSHPADFTPVCTTELGTVAKLKPEFDKRNVKAIALSVDDVDSHNGWVGDIEETQSTTLNYPILADPDRKVSELYDMIHPNAAATVTVRSVFVIDNNKKLRLTFTYPPSTGRNFDEILRVIDSLQLTDNYSVATPADWKDGEDVVIVPSLKDPEVLKAKFPKGYAEIKPYLRMTPQPNK is encoded by the coding sequence ATGACTCTTCGTCTTGGTGATACAGTACCTAACTTTACTCAAGCCTCCACCCATGGGGAAATTGATTTTTACGCCTGGGCTGGTGATAGCTGGGTGGTACTATTTTCTCATCCTGCTGACTTTACACCAGTTTGCACGACCGAACTCGGCACAGTTGCCAAACTCAAACCAGAATTTGACAAACGCAATGTGAAAGCGATCGCATTGAGTGTTGATGATGTAGACTCTCATAATGGTTGGGTAGGTGATATTGAAGAAACCCAAAGCACCACTCTCAATTACCCAATTTTGGCAGATCCAGATCGTAAGGTTTCTGAACTTTATGACATGATTCACCCCAACGCAGCGGCTACTGTTACCGTGCGTTCAGTTTTCGTAATTGACAACAATAAAAAACTCCGTCTAACCTTTACCTATCCTCCCAGCACTGGACGCAATTTTGATGAAATTTTGCGCGTCATTGATTCTCTGCAATTAACTGATAATTACAGTGTTGCTACTCCCGCAGACTGGAAAGATGGTGAAGATGTGGTGATTGTGCCATCTTTGAAAGATCCTGAAGTCCTCAAAGCTAAGTTTCCTAAAGGTTATGCAGAAATTAAACCTTATTTGCGGATGACTCCTCAACCTAACAAGTAA
- a CDS encoding transposase has translation MFQSFSIANNDHQWKAANKVVNTAEAIVQEDLNVTAMKSRCKPKRQQGRFMANGQAAKRGLNRSISDASWGELFSKIAWLALKSGKPVLSVNQSFTSQECSACHHISQANRNGEKFICENCGHIDHADTQASRTILQRANLKFVSIRRKNLSGDSRKVTLVRDDSASNGKQDQGKNRTSKVIPEKRILFEQLSLQLFD, from the coding sequence ATATTCCAATCTTTTTCAATAGCTAATAATGATCATCAATGGAAAGCAGCCAATAAAGTTGTTAACACCGCTGAGGCAATTGTCCAAGAGGATTTAAATGTCACGGCTATGAAGTCCCGTTGCAAACCCAAAAGGCAGCAAGGACGATTTATGGCTAATGGTCAGGCTGCAAAACGTGGGTTAAATCGCTCTATTTCTGATGCTAGTTGGGGTGAATTATTTTCTAAAATCGCTTGGTTAGCATTGAAGTCTGGTAAACCAGTATTATCCGTTAATCAATCATTTACTTCTCAAGAATGTTCAGCTTGTCATCATATTAGTCAAGCTAATAGAAATGGCGAAAAGTTTATTTGTGAAAACTGCGGTCATATTGACCATGCTGATACTCAAGCCTCTCGGACAATTTTACAAAGAGCTAATTTAAAATTCGTCAGTATAAGACGTAAAAACCTATCGGGGGACTCTCGAAAAGTTACGCTTGTCAGAGATGATTCTGCCAGTAATGGCAAACAGGATCAGGGCAAGAACCGTACATCTAAGGTAATACCTGAAAAGCGGATATTATTCGAGCAGTTGTCTTTACAATTGTTTGATTAA
- a CDS encoding ureidoglycolate lyase yields MSALPTIQKLQSQLITPANFQLYGQVIYASKDGENFDQEDAQLNLKNGIPHFYIMRLQENGRKFHQITRHSKCTQCLGSLDGKEWLIAVCPPNNDMNEPVLSEIAAFRIPGNCFIKLEVGTWHAGPYIDHEFADFYNLELSDTNVVDHFSHDFLKSHNLSFEMI; encoded by the coding sequence ATGAGTGCATTACCAACAATTCAAAAATTGCAGTCTCAATTAATTACACCAGCAAATTTTCAACTTTATGGACAAGTGATATATGCAAGTAAAGATGGAGAAAATTTCGATCAAGAAGATGCACAGTTAAATTTAAAAAATGGTATTCCCCATTTTTATATTATGCGGTTGCAGGAAAATGGCCGAAAATTTCATCAAATTACTCGTCATAGTAAATGCACTCAATGTTTAGGTTCTTTGGATGGTAAAGAATGGTTAATTGCAGTTTGTCCACCTAATAATGATATGAATGAACCTGTGTTATCAGAAATTGCAGCTTTTCGGATTCCGGGAAATTGTTTTATTAAATTAGAGGTAGGAACTTGGCACGCAGGACCATATATTGATCATGAGTTTGCAGATTTCTACAATTTAGAATTGAGTGATACCAATGTGGTAGATCATTTCAGCCATGATTTTCTCAAAAGTCATAATTTATCCTTTGAGATGATTTAA
- a CDS encoding protein kinase produces the protein MPSKITLTITQGKLSGQQYTFESRSTCIVGRNDDCNLQIADKVDMTISRYHCLLDINPPDIRVRDLGSLNGTFVNGKNIGQRQKQQLAKEAVKLTFPEYNLQDGDEIKLGDILFKIGVQVEEELNKIPDLPVQEENDKIKFLNITKKLLNLAQSGNVSLQSISGYNLIKSLGKGDFGEVFLAKHTQTKRSIAIKIMLPAVATQKQGIEMFLRETENIKILQHPHIVQLLDYGFVENTFFFTMEYFSGGNVWDLMQRSGWRLPVDIAVDVTLQVLDGLIYAHEVEIPDIKSVDGIITKGQGLVHQDLKPNNIFISKINDKIVVKIGDYGLSKAFDLAGLSGQTLTGTKMGTPAFMPRQQVLNFKDELPEIDVWATAACLYNMLTGYFPRDFTGDPWLSVLQNNPVPILQRHQGIPQKLAKVIDLALQEKPQIYFQTAAEFKQALLDCM, from the coding sequence ATGCCATCTAAAATTACACTTACCATCACACAGGGTAAACTGTCTGGACAACAATATACTTTTGAATCTCGCAGCACTTGTATTGTTGGCAGAAACGATGATTGCAACCTGCAAATAGCGGATAAGGTTGATATGACTATTTCCCGCTACCACTGTTTACTTGATATTAATCCTCCAGATATTCGTGTGCGAGATTTAGGAAGTTTAAATGGTACTTTTGTAAACGGCAAAAATATTGGACAAAGACAAAAACAACAACTAGCAAAGGAAGCTGTAAAATTAACCTTTCCCGAATATAATTTACAAGATGGTGATGAAATTAAATTGGGTGATATTCTTTTTAAGATTGGTGTACAAGTAGAAGAAGAATTAAACAAAATCCCAGATTTACCTGTTCAAGAAGAAAATGATAAAATAAAATTTTTAAACATTACTAAAAAGCTTCTAAATTTAGCTCAAAGTGGTAATGTCAGTCTTCAAAGTATATCTGGCTATAATTTAATCAAGTCATTAGGTAAAGGTGACTTTGGAGAAGTATTTTTAGCCAAGCATACCCAAACTAAGAGATCCATCGCTATTAAGATCATGTTACCTGCGGTTGCGACTCAAAAACAGGGGATAGAAATGTTTTTGAGAGAAACAGAAAATATCAAGATTTTACAACATCCTCATATTGTGCAATTGTTAGATTATGGCTTTGTGGAAAATACTTTCTTTTTTACAATGGAATATTTTTCAGGGGGTAATGTTTGGGACTTAATGCAAAGATCCGGGTGGCGTTTACCTGTGGATATTGCCGTAGATGTAACTTTGCAAGTTCTCGACGGTTTAATATATGCCCATGAAGTCGAAATTCCCGATATTAAATCAGTTGATGGCATAATAACTAAAGGTCAGGGTTTAGTTCATCAAGATTTAAAACCAAATAATATTTTTATTAGTAAAATAAACGATAAGATAGTGGTAAAAATAGGCGATTATGGTTTATCTAAAGCGTTTGATTTAGCTGGGTTAAGTGGACAAACTTTAACAGGGACAAAGATGGGAACACCTGCATTTATGCCCCGTCAACAGGTGCTAAATTTCAAAGATGAATTACCAGAAATTGATGTATGGGCAACGGCAGCTTGTTTGTATAATATGTTGACGGGATATTTTCCCCGTGATTTTACAGGTGATCCTTGGTTATCGGTTTTGCAAAATAATCCTGTTCCTATTCTTCAACGTCATCAAGGTATTCCCCAAAAGTTAGCAAAGGTGATAGATTTAGCTTTGCAGGAAAAACCGCAAATTTATTTTCAAACAGCAGCAGAATTTAAACAGGCGTTGTTAGATTGTATGTAA
- the psaK gene encoding photosystem I reaction center subunit PsaK, translating to MLTSSLLATVTTSLEWSPNIGIIMIIANIFAIAVGKFTIQQPNAKPELPAPQFFGGFGLPAVLATASFGHILGAGIILGLHSIGKI from the coding sequence ATGTTGACTTCAAGCTTACTAGCTACAGTTACCACATCTCTAGAATGGAGTCCTAATATTGGCATAATTATGATTATTGCCAATATTTTTGCGATTGCTGTAGGTAAATTTACTATCCAGCAACCTAACGCTAAACCAGAATTACCAGCACCTCAATTTTTTGGTGGTTTTGGTTTACCTGCGGTACTAGCAACTGCTTCCTTTGGGCATATTTTAGGAGCAGGGATTATTTTAGGACTACACAGTATTGGTAAAATCTAA
- a CDS encoding SufE family protein, protein MSSTLDSLPPALNKIVHRFQRATEPKRRYEQLIWYAQRLPEFPETAKLPENKVPGCVSQVYVTASLEDDKVMFQGDSDSQLTKGLLALLIEGLNGSTPTEIVQLTPDFIQETGLNVSLTPSRANGFYNIFKTMQKKALESKLVN, encoded by the coding sequence ATGTCCTCAACTCTTGATTCCTTACCACCTGCACTAAATAAAATCGTCCACCGCTTTCAACGTGCTACAGAACCTAAACGACGCTATGAACAGTTAATATGGTATGCTCAAAGGTTACCAGAGTTCCCTGAAACTGCGAAACTTCCAGAAAATAAAGTTCCGGGTTGTGTTTCTCAGGTGTATGTTACGGCATCATTAGAAGATGATAAAGTCATGTTTCAGGGTGATTCTGATTCCCAATTAACTAAGGGATTGTTAGCATTATTAATAGAAGGATTAAATGGATCAACACCTACAGAAATAGTCCAACTTACTCCTGATTTTATTCAAGAAACTGGCTTAAATGTGAGTTTGACACCTTCCCGTGCTAATGGGTTTTACAATATTTTCAAAACAATGCAAAAAAAAGCTTTGGAATCTAAATTAGTAAATTAG
- a CDS encoding DUF2973 domain-containing protein, whose product MLHLLYILAFTVLAFMAVGNLIRNLIMFSFDRERTYPTNQSSQGGFGYYAARKQYVPHPELLDSAGNMIKEPLLVMRSINLDDAREQLDALYESSPGQKIDRSEGA is encoded by the coding sequence ATGCTACACCTACTTTATATTTTAGCTTTCACCGTTTTGGCATTCATGGCTGTTGGTAATTTAATTCGGAATCTGATCATGTTCAGTTTCGATAGGGAACGAACTTATCCAACTAACCAATCATCACAAGGTGGCTTTGGTTATTATGCAGCTAGAAAGCAGTATGTCCCCCATCCTGAATTGTTAGATAGTGCAGGTAATATGATTAAAGAACCACTGTTGGTCATGCGTTCAATTAATCTTGATGATGCGCGGGAACAGTTAGATGCTCTTTATGAATCTTCTCCTGGTCAGAAAATTGACCGCTCAGAAGGAGCATAA
- a CDS encoding DUF2605 domain-containing protein: MGDSSLSNADLLKSVLEPLLDDFQYWFERYRQILENERIQFMSEQEQLNLLKRVKDAQHELNTAKMLFNATDQEVGIDMATVMPWHQLVTECWSVGMRLGQSKE, from the coding sequence ATGGGGGACTCGAGTCTATCAAATGCTGATTTACTCAAATCAGTCTTAGAACCACTGTTAGACGATTTTCAATATTGGTTTGAGCGATATCGTCAAATTCTGGAAAATGAGAGAATTCAATTCATGAGTGAACAAGAGCAACTAAACTTACTAAAGCGAGTTAAGGATGCACAACATGAACTCAACACGGCAAAGATGTTGTTCAACGCAACTGATCAAGAAGTGGGAATTGATATGGCAACTGTAATGCCTTGGCATCAATTAGTTACAGAATGTTGGAGTGTGGGAATGCGTTTAGGTCAGTCCAAGGAATAA